One Pirellulales bacterium DNA segment encodes these proteins:
- a CDS encoding putative quinol monooxygenase — protein sequence MLQLHILLTVKQPDDIAKVRELLGAAARLSRTEPGCLRFEASQSVNDPSLFILNEHWVDQAALDVHRTAQAYTTIYQPQVLPLVTRVAHPSALLE from the coding sequence ATGTTGCAACTGCACATTCTGCTGACGGTCAAACAACCAGACGACATCGCCAAAGTGCGCGAACTTTTGGGGGCTGCCGCGCGTCTCTCCCGGACCGAGCCAGGTTGCCTGCGCTTTGAGGCCAGCCAATCGGTCAACGATCCGTCACTCTTTATCCTGAATGAACATTGGGTGGACCAAGCCGCCCTGGATGTCCACCGCACCGCCCAGGCCTACACCACGATTTATCAACCGCAGGTCCTGCCGCTGGTGACGCGCGTGGCGCACCCGAGCGCTCTATTGGAGTGA
- the trxA gene encoding thioredoxin yields the protein MGQALEVTDATFPNEVLQSHIPVMVDFWAPWCGPCRQIAPMVEELAAENQGTLKVVKVNVDDNQNYATQYQVESIPTLIIFKGGQPVERILGARPKAMLQQMIDAAKA from the coding sequence GTGGGACAAGCCCTAGAAGTCACAGACGCCACATTTCCCAATGAAGTTTTGCAGTCGCACATCCCGGTGATGGTCGATTTTTGGGCCCCCTGGTGCGGCCCCTGCCGCCAGATCGCCCCGATGGTCGAGGAACTGGCCGCGGAAAACCAGGGAACGCTAAAAGTCGTCAAGGTCAACGTGGACGACAATCAAAACTACGCCACTCAATATCAGGTGGAATCGATCCCGACCTTGATCATTTTTAAGGGGGGCCAGCCCGTGGAGCGCATCCTAGGTGCCCGGCCCAAGGCGATGTTGCAACAGATGATTGACGCGGCCAAGGCATAA
- a CDS encoding DNA-directed RNA polymerase subunit alpha yields MHIRWRGFELPSNVTCDYRTLTPTYGKFVAEPFERGFGVTIGNSLRRILLSSLEGSAVTQIKILGAQHEFSTLPGVVEDMTDVVLNIKSLVIKNHTDSTKVIRIEKSKRGLVTGADIVTDDTVEVINKNHVIATLTEDVKFEVEMVIENGRGYIPATEHSANVQEIGIIPVDAVYSPVTRVRYDIEETRVGQKTNYDKLTLEIWTNGSLHPEMALVEAAKILRKHLNPFVQYNELGPRVTTTARSAGGGGLDPSIEAKLNMSLAELKLSVRATNCLESENINTVRDLVVRNEDQLLEVRNFGETTLREVRDKLAELGLRLGMRLPAAVAAV; encoded by the coding sequence ATGCATATTCGTTGGCGCGGTTTTGAACTTCCCAGTAATGTTACGTGCGATTACCGCACGCTGACCCCCACTTACGGCAAGTTCGTGGCGGAGCCGTTTGAACGTGGATTTGGCGTGACCATTGGCAACAGCTTGCGGCGCATTCTCCTTTCCAGCCTGGAGGGGAGCGCTGTGACCCAGATTAAGATTTTGGGCGCGCAGCACGAATTTAGCACGCTGCCGGGCGTGGTGGAGGACATGACCGATGTCGTCCTCAACATCAAGTCGCTCGTCATCAAGAATCACACGGATTCGACAAAAGTCATTCGCATTGAAAAGTCCAAGCGGGGCCTGGTGACCGGTGCCGACATCGTGACCGACGACACGGTTGAGGTCATTAACAAGAACCATGTGATTGCCACCTTGACCGAAGACGTCAAATTTGAGGTGGAAATGGTGATTGAAAACGGCCGGGGCTATATCCCCGCGACGGAACACAGCGCCAACGTGCAGGAAATCGGGATCATCCCGGTGGACGCCGTGTACAGCCCGGTTACCCGCGTTCGTTATGATATTGAGGAAACCCGCGTCGGCCAAAAGACCAACTACGACAAGCTGACCTTAGAAATCTGGACCAATGGCTCGCTCCACCCGGAGATGGCGCTGGTCGAAGCGGCAAAAATCCTTCGCAAGCACTTAAATCCATTTGTCCAGTACAATGAACTGGGACCACGCGTGACCACGACCGCCCGCTCGGCCGGGGGGGGTGGTTTGGATCCCTCCATCGAGGCCAAGCTGAACATGAGTCTGGCCGAACTAAAGCTTTCCGTCCGGGCCACCAATTGCCTGGAAAGCGAGAATATCAACACCGTGCGCGACTTGGTCGTCCGTAACGAGGACCAACTGCTGGAAGTTCGCAACTTTGGCGAGACTACCCTCCGCGAAGTCCGTGATAAACTCGCGGAGTTGGGTCTACGCCTGGGCATGCGGTTGCCAGCGGCGGTGGCGGCGGTTTAG
- the mtnC gene encoding acireductone synthase produces the protein MPHFSATAVLLDVEGTTSSISFVTDVLFPYAAARVEGFLQATWDEPATRRALELIARDADKDSWEKWSADRDPQQALDLVLQEVRRLMAGDVKATGLKELQGLIWRGGFESGELQSHVYDDVPPWLAECQRRGVPVRIYSSGSIAAQQLFFAHTVRGNLLPYLSGHYDTTTGPKRDKASYAKIAADYDYPPDAILFASDIVAELDAARAAGMQTVLLVRPENAAAEGHPHPVAHDFARIILSG, from the coding sequence ATGCCGCATTTTTCCGCCACCGCCGTTTTGTTGGATGTCGAGGGAACAACCTCGTCAATCTCGTTCGTCACCGATGTGTTGTTTCCCTATGCCGCCGCGCGGGTGGAGGGGTTTTTACAGGCAACATGGGACGAACCCGCGACCCGCCGCGCGCTGGAACTCATTGCCCGGGACGCCGATAAAGATTCCTGGGAAAAATGGTCCGCCGACCGAGACCCCCAACAGGCATTGGATTTGGTCTTGCAGGAAGTGCGCCGCCTGATGGCGGGAGATGTCAAGGCCACGGGACTCAAGGAACTGCAGGGACTCATCTGGCGAGGTGGCTTTGAAAGTGGCGAACTCCAATCGCATGTCTATGACGATGTGCCTCCATGGCTGGCGGAATGCCAGCGGCGGGGCGTCCCGGTGCGGATTTATTCATCAGGCAGTATCGCCGCTCAACAGCTTTTTTTTGCCCATACCGTGCGAGGGAATCTCTTGCCCTACCTGAGTGGCCATTATGACACAACGACTGGTCCCAAGCGGGATAAAGCCAGCTACGCCAAGATTGCCGCCGACTATGATTATCCGCCGGATGCGATCCTTTTTGCCAGCGATATCGTGGCGGAACTGGACGCCGCCCGCGCCGCCGGAATGCAAACGGTGCTGCTGGTCCGACCGGAAAATGCGGCGGCCGAGGGGCACCCGCATCCCGTGGCCCATGATTTTGCCCGGATTATATTATCAGGTTGA
- a CDS encoding VWA domain-containing protein, producing the protein MLPWSLVFNAPGWLWLLALVPLLWWWSLRSLSGLGRGRKWLALGLRTLVLLAVILSLAEIRFHRTSEKLTVVYLLDQSLSIPDDTRRLMIRYVNEEIRQHRKAATQDNAGVIVFAREATIEHPPHAAEIRIPETIESRIETDATNLAGAIKLAQATLPEDSAGRIVIICDGNENLGDAREQARRLAEVGVGIDVVPIRYPARAEVAVEKLTIPTDVNSGQPFDIQVVLNNLSPAQKNQATRVPGKLKIVRKSGGREETLSEQEVNVAPGKQVFTVREEIKGADFYTYEAHFTPASKAQDNLSQNNQASAFTQVRGQGQVLLIEYINEETGATGGDYDYLIQRLKEENLQVTKRNTQELFTSLGELQPFDSVILANVPREAFTDEQISLLVRNTQQMGAGLIMLGGEHSFGAGGWANTELEEALPVEFQIRNAKVAPVGALAMVIDRSGSMMGNKLQMAIEATIATIDVLQPWDYVTVTSFDSFGYMVVPATKKGEKGHTIKRQIANIGSGGGTNMEPGIRLAYEELKKVKDAATRHMIILTDGQTEGAGYEQMIRAIRKDGITVSTIAMGADADSALLASLAVAGQGKFYQVNSYKALPRIFMQEARKISRPLIYENQSGLQPIRKYPHEMLKGIEGTLPPFTGYVRTTVKNHPLVEVSLVAPLPNDGDEKYNTLLASWNFGLGKAVAWTTDSGRKWANSWTQSADYDRFFSQMVRWSMRPAGDTGKFTVNTEVQEGKVRLVITALDKEDEFLNFLSMGGSVLGPDMKPRDLSIKQVAPGRYVAEFPASTSGNYFAMLAPGQGMAPIMAGVNVPYSPEFLDREPNEALLRELAQLPTTGSEPGTYINGAKLEDWLAVDTFRHNLAKAQSSQDIWPWVLFAGACLFFADVFNRRVALDWGWLGDQLRAGWLRLRGQTAELAPAVAMNRLKSRKAELRQELDERRAAVTLHPVNSAGGAANAPLPTGDLANLESPTGKSSGHPLVNRTGQGSPSPAPPQTTTEEPDDAMSRLLKAKKKVWEDRQL; encoded by the coding sequence ATGCTCCCCTGGTCCCTCGTCTTTAACGCGCCGGGTTGGTTGTGGCTGCTGGCCCTCGTGCCCCTTCTCTGGTGGTGGAGTCTGCGCTCGCTCTCGGGACTGGGACGTGGCCGCAAATGGCTAGCCCTGGGCCTGCGTACCCTGGTACTCTTGGCGGTGATTCTTTCCCTCGCCGAAATTCGCTTTCACCGCACTAGCGAGAAACTGACCGTCGTTTACTTGCTAGATCAATCGCTCAGCATTCCCGACGACACCCGCCGCTTGATGATCCGCTACGTCAATGAGGAAATCCGCCAGCACCGCAAAGCCGCCACCCAGGATAACGCGGGGGTGATCGTCTTTGCCCGCGAGGCGACGATCGAACATCCCCCCCATGCGGCGGAAATCCGCATCCCCGAAACCATCGAAAGCCGGATCGAGACCGACGCCACCAATCTGGCCGGGGCGATCAAACTGGCCCAAGCGACACTGCCGGAGGATTCGGCCGGGAGGATTGTAATTATCTGTGATGGCAATGAAAACCTAGGGGACGCCCGCGAGCAGGCCCGCCGTCTGGCGGAGGTGGGCGTGGGAATTGACGTGGTGCCGATCCGATATCCCGCGCGGGCCGAAGTGGCGGTGGAAAAGCTGACGATTCCCACGGATGTCAATAGCGGCCAGCCGTTTGACATTCAGGTGGTGCTTAATAATCTGTCGCCAGCGCAAAAAAACCAAGCCACGCGCGTGCCGGGAAAGCTCAAGATCGTGCGCAAAAGCGGCGGCAGGGAAGAAACGCTTTCGGAACAGGAGGTCAACGTCGCCCCCGGCAAGCAGGTTTTTACCGTCCGCGAAGAGATCAAAGGGGCGGACTTTTACACGTATGAGGCCCACTTTACACCCGCCAGCAAGGCCCAGGACAACCTCTCGCAAAACAACCAGGCGAGCGCGTTTACCCAGGTGCGCGGGCAGGGGCAGGTGTTGCTTATCGAGTACATTAACGAAGAGACCGGCGCGACCGGCGGCGATTATGATTATTTGATCCAGCGGCTGAAAGAAGAAAACTTGCAAGTCACCAAGCGCAACACGCAGGAGCTATTTACCAGTCTAGGAGAGTTGCAGCCGTTTGACAGCGTGATATTGGCCAATGTCCCGCGCGAGGCCTTTACCGACGAGCAGATTTCGCTGTTGGTGCGCAATACACAGCAAATGGGGGCGGGGCTAATCATGCTGGGGGGGGAACATAGCTTTGGGGCGGGAGGTTGGGCGAATACCGAACTGGAAGAAGCACTTCCCGTGGAATTTCAAATTCGCAATGCCAAGGTCGCCCCCGTGGGCGCGCTAGCGATGGTGATCGACCGTTCGGGGTCAATGATGGGAAATAAACTACAAATGGCGATTGAGGCGACGATTGCCACGATCGATGTGCTGCAACCGTGGGACTATGTGACGGTCACGTCGTTTGACTCCTTTGGCTATATGGTGGTTCCCGCGACCAAAAAAGGGGAAAAAGGGCATACGATCAAGCGCCAGATTGCCAATATTGGCAGCGGCGGCGGAACCAACATGGAGCCGGGGATACGCCTGGCGTATGAAGAGCTAAAAAAAGTCAAGGACGCCGCGACCCGGCACATGATCATCCTGACCGACGGCCAAACCGAAGGAGCGGGCTACGAGCAAATGATCCGCGCCATTCGCAAGGACGGGATCACGGTATCGACCATTGCCATGGGGGCAGATGCGGACTCCGCGCTGTTGGCGTCCCTGGCCGTGGCGGGCCAGGGAAAGTTTTATCAAGTCAACTCGTACAAGGCCCTGCCCCGCATCTTTATGCAGGAAGCGCGCAAAATCTCCCGCCCCCTCATTTATGAAAATCAGTCGGGTTTGCAGCCCATTCGCAAATACCCGCACGAAATGCTCAAGGGGATCGAAGGGACGCTCCCCCCTTTTACCGGATATGTCCGCACCACGGTCAAAAATCATCCGCTGGTCGAGGTCAGTTTAGTCGCACCGCTGCCAAACGACGGAGACGAAAAATACAACACGCTGTTGGCTAGCTGGAACTTTGGCCTGGGCAAGGCCGTCGCCTGGACCACCGACTCTGGCCGCAAATGGGCCAACTCTTGGACCCAATCGGCGGATTACGACCGCTTTTTTAGCCAGATGGTCCGCTGGAGCATGCGCCCCGCGGGAGATACGGGCAAATTCACCGTCAATACCGAGGTTCAAGAAGGCAAAGTCCGGCTGGTCATCACGGCCCTGGATAAAGAAGACGAGTTCTTGAACTTTCTTAGCATGGGGGGGAGCGTGCTCGGCCCTGACATGAAGCCCCGCGATCTATCCATCAAGCAGGTCGCGCCGGGCCGCTATGTGGCGGAGTTCCCCGCCAGCACGAGCGGCAATTATTTTGCCATGTTGGCCCCGGGCCAGGGTATGGCCCCTATCATGGCGGGGGTCAATGTCCCGTACTCTCCAGAATTTCTCGATCGCGAGCCAAACGAAGCGCTGCTGCGCGAACTGGCCCAACTACCAACCACCGGCAGCGAGCCGGGGACCTATATCAACGGGGCTAAGCTGGAGGATTGGCTGGCGGTGGACACCTTTCGGCACAATCTGGCCAAAGCGCAGAGTAGCCAGGACATTTGGCCCTGGGTGCTATTTGCGGGGGCTTGCCTGTTTTTTGCCGATGTATTCAACCGCCGTGTCGCGCTGGATTGGGGCTGGCTGGGGGATCAATTGCGGGCGGGTTGGTTGCGGCTGCGCGGCCAAACAGCCGAACTGGCCCCCGCAGTGGCCATGAATCGGCTCAAGTCCCGCAAAGCCGAATTGCGGCAAGAGCTAGACGAACGCCGAGCCGCGGTAACGCTGCATCCCGTCAATTCCGCGGGAGGGGCTGCCAACGCCCCCCTTCCGACGGGAGACCTGGCAAATCTGGAGTCCCCCACGGGCAAAAGCAGCGGTCATCCACTGGTAAACCGCACAGGCCAGGGTTCCCCCTCCCCTGCCCCGCCGCAAACGACAACCGAAGAGCCAGACGACGCGATGAGTCGACTACTCAAGGCGAAAAAGAAAGTTTGGGAAGATCGACAGTTATAA
- a CDS encoding L17 family ribosomal protein, with amino-acid sequence MRHRRKGRVLGRSPSHQRALLKNLASALFLTEKLYEEGTEGKPKVAGRIITTLPKAKEVRPVVERCITLAIRSQESLEAARPFGPPTNADGEIDRRGEAYKSWRKSPDWTKWTQAIAPHVEARRRVATLLGNKEAMRLCFDQVAPRFLSRPGGYTRILKLAKPRLGDAGQRVLLEFVGQSAAVATAPEIEA; translated from the coding sequence ATGCGTCATCGTCGTAAAGGCCGGGTTTTAGGTCGTTCCCCCAGCCATCAGCGCGCCTTGCTGAAGAACCTGGCCAGCGCTCTGTTCCTGACCGAAAAACTCTACGAAGAAGGGACAGAAGGGAAACCCAAAGTCGCCGGTCGGATCATCACCACCCTGCCCAAGGCCAAGGAAGTCCGCCCCGTGGTCGAGCGATGCATCACCCTGGCGATTCGTTCGCAAGAGTCGCTGGAGGCGGCCCGCCCGTTTGGTCCGCCGACTAATGCCGACGGCGAAATCGACCGTCGCGGCGAGGCGTACAAATCCTGGCGCAAAAGCCCCGATTGGACCAAGTGGACGCAGGCCATCGCACCCCATGTCGAGGCTCGTCGCCGCGTCGCCACCCTGCTAGGCAACAAAGAAGCCATGCGGCTTTGCTTTGACCAAGTTGCCCCGCGCTTTCTTAGCCGTCCCGGTGGTTACACCCGCATCCTCAAATTGGCCAAGCCCCGCCTGGGAGATGCCGGCCAGCGCGTTTTGCTGGAATTTGTGGGCCAGTCGGCTGCTGTGGCGACCGCTCCGGAGATCGAGGCATAG
- a CDS encoding MBL fold metallo-hydrolase, with protein MSHAAYLSADLTGQLVFLGTGTSVGVPCIGCGCPVCASAHPRNQRLRSSIALGLPGGTLLVDTTPDLRQQLLRERIGVAHAILYTHDHADHVMGLDDVRVFSFYLGGAIPVYCEEQVEARLRKSFDYAFAPESKNYAGGVPTLDFRRVELAPFDVLGTRVVPLRLRHGRFEVLGFRFGNVAYCTDTNGIPAESQELLADLDVLILDALRPRPHVSHFSLQEAIDMAQRLGARRTIFTHMGHEIDHEHVSAELPDGMELAFDGLRVALS; from the coding sequence TTGTCCCACGCCGCTTATTTATCCGCCGACTTAACGGGACAACTGGTCTTTTTGGGGACTGGCACTTCGGTCGGCGTCCCCTGCATTGGTTGCGGTTGCCCGGTGTGCGCTAGCGCTCATCCCCGTAACCAGCGGCTCCGTAGCAGCATCGCCCTGGGCTTGCCCGGGGGGACGCTTTTGGTGGACACCACGCCCGATCTGCGGCAGCAGCTATTAAGGGAGCGAATCGGCGTCGCCCACGCGATTTTGTACACCCACGATCATGCCGACCATGTCATGGGCCTGGATGATGTGCGGGTATTTTCGTTTTACCTGGGGGGGGCGATACCCGTTTATTGCGAGGAACAGGTGGAAGCTCGCCTGCGCAAGAGCTTTGATTATGCCTTTGCCCCCGAGTCCAAAAATTACGCCGGTGGCGTGCCGACATTGGATTTTCGCCGCGTGGAGCTGGCCCCTTTTGATGTCCTGGGGACGCGGGTGGTGCCGCTGCGACTGCGACATGGACGGTTTGAGGTGCTGGGTTTTCGCTTTGGAAATGTGGCGTATTGCACCGACACCAACGGCATACCCGCGGAAAGCCAAGAGTTACTAGCCGATCTGGATGTGCTGATTTTGGACGCGCTTCGTCCCCGGCCGCATGTATCGCACTTTAGCCTGCAAGAAGCCATTGACATGGCGCAGCGCTTAGGTGCCCGCCGGACCATCTTTACCCACATGGGACACGAGATTGACCATGAACACGTCAGCGCGGAACTGCCCGACGGGATGGAACTGGCTTTTGACGGGCTGCGCGTGGCGTTAAGCTAG
- the fba gene encoding class II fructose-bisphosphate aldolase (catalyzes the reversible aldol condensation of dihydroxyacetonephosphate and glyceraldehyde 3-phosphate in the Calvin cycle, glycolysis, and/or gluconeogenesis) yields MPLVPMRILLDHAAEHGYGLAAFNVNNMEQIQSIMEAAKETNSPVIVQASRGARGYSQDNYLRHLMLAAAELYPKIPIAMHQDHGNSPQTCLSAIENGFTSVMMDGSLAEDGKSPADYDYNVKVTAEVVKLAHARGVSVEGELGCLGSLEHGEGEQEDGHGAVGKLSHDQLLTDPDEAERFVRDTGVDALAVAIGTSHGAYKFTRKPDGEVLAMKRIEEIHRRLPNCHLVMHGSSSVPQELQDIINKFGGKMPQTWGVPVEEIQRGIKHGVRKINVDTDNRMAITGAIRQVLWSHPDKFDPRDYLKPARDAMKKICAERMVQFGQAGNADKIKPVSLDEMAQRYLKK; encoded by the coding sequence ATGCCCTTGGTGCCGATGCGCATTTTGTTGGATCACGCGGCCGAGCATGGTTATGGTTTGGCGGCGTTCAATGTCAACAATATGGAACAGATACAATCCATCATGGAAGCGGCCAAGGAAACCAACTCGCCGGTAATCGTGCAGGCGTCCCGCGGGGCCCGCGGTTATTCGCAGGATAACTACCTTCGGCACCTGATGTTGGCCGCCGCCGAGTTATACCCCAAGATTCCCATTGCCATGCACCAGGATCATGGCAACAGTCCCCAGACCTGCCTGAGCGCCATCGAGAACGGCTTTACCAGCGTGATGATGGACGGATCGTTGGCCGAGGATGGCAAAAGCCCCGCGGATTACGATTACAACGTGAAAGTCACCGCCGAGGTGGTCAAGCTGGCCCACGCCCGCGGCGTCAGCGTGGAAGGAGAGTTGGGCTGTCTGGGATCGCTGGAGCATGGCGAAGGGGAACAAGAGGACGGCCATGGCGCGGTGGGTAAACTAAGCCACGATCAATTGCTAACCGACCCCGACGAGGCGGAGCGTTTTGTGCGGGATACCGGCGTGGACGCGCTGGCTGTGGCCATCGGCACCAGCCACGGCGCTTACAAATTTACCCGCAAGCCCGACGGTGAAGTCCTGGCCATGAAGCGCATCGAGGAAATCCACCGCCGCCTGCCGAACTGCCACTTGGTCATGCATGGCTCGTCCAGCGTGCCGCAAGAGCTGCAGGATATCATTAACAAATTCGGCGGTAAAATGCCGCAGACCTGGGGCGTGCCGGTGGAGGAAATCCAGCGCGGCATTAAACACGGTGTGCGTAAAATCAATGTCGACACCGACAATCGCATGGCCATTACCGGCGCGATTCGCCAGGTGCTGTGGTCGCATCCCGATAAATTCGACCCTCGGGATTACCTCAAACCGGCCCGCGACGCCATGAAGAAAATCTGCGCCGAGCGAATGGTCCAATTTGGCCAGGCGGGGAACGCGGATAAAATCAAGCCGGTCTCCTTGGATGAAATGGCGCAGCGCTATTTAAAGAAGTAA
- a CDS encoding phosphopantetheine-binding protein, whose product MRHNPVMAVIYLGLLGLTYYLFPDYECSRSYDIKPVSGTNQDQVCQIAADFMGVDRATVKPETTLAELKMDELDGVELMLILENHFDAELPDAEFALLAESPNWREQHKATSLARLAGLLRDARSTDKSNTGSPPEVETEFLPVADLFAD is encoded by the coding sequence ATGCGCCACAATCCCGTCATGGCAGTCATTTATCTGGGGTTACTGGGCCTGACCTACTATCTGTTCCCGGATTATGAATGTTCGCGAAGTTATGACATAAAACCCGTGAGCGGCACGAATCAGGATCAAGTTTGCCAGATCGCCGCGGATTTTATGGGCGTGGACCGCGCGACCGTCAAGCCGGAGACCACCCTGGCCGAATTAAAAATGGACGAGCTGGATGGCGTCGAGCTGATGCTAATTCTGGAAAATCACTTTGATGCGGAACTTCCCGACGCGGAGTTTGCCCTCTTGGCCGAGTCGCCAAATTGGCGGGAGCAGCACAAAGCCACCAGCCTGGCCCGGTTAGCCGGACTGCTGCGTGATGCCCGCTCCACCGACAAATCCAACACCGGCTCTCCCCCCGAGGTCGAAACGGAATTTCTCCCGGTAGCTGATTTATTCGCGGATTAA
- a CDS encoding CAP domain-containing protein, protein MAQQSQVNALPAAKAAEPPPLLPSGKLTKVQERQLGAALASYRRYARSPRHRAAAVEKAITYGPEGIARIRHLIVKDLEPQLSKYRGLFTEAAWATSQSRLQAISSAEVTQLRQSVLELTKEEQLTKPQIVAVADPAVARLGELLLMDRTEIFAKSPDLQTRREKMAELGRLWELCAVAEYRLIAQGTEKVGEQPNFQMYLQREEELAVKLAGPMTDQDRQVLAKNEKLAADLDPEESRCILELNLLRGLLGLNVLEIDPALVAASRDHSQDMRELKFFAHESPVTGKKTPWDRAVNFKTTADGENIFMGSPLGNEAHLAWFHSPGHFKNQLGDHRRIGVGKSVAHWTQMFGG, encoded by the coding sequence TTGGCGCAACAGTCCCAGGTGAACGCGTTACCCGCCGCCAAAGCGGCTGAGCCCCCGCCACTTTTGCCTTCGGGTAAATTGACCAAAGTGCAGGAGCGGCAACTAGGCGCGGCTTTGGCCAGCTATCGCCGCTATGCCCGTTCCCCGCGCCATCGAGCCGCGGCGGTGGAAAAGGCGATCACCTATGGGCCAGAGGGCATCGCCCGGATCCGGCATTTGATTGTGAAGGATCTGGAGCCGCAACTTAGCAAGTATCGGGGTTTATTTACCGAGGCGGCTTGGGCCACATCCCAATCGCGATTGCAAGCGATTTCATCCGCGGAAGTAACCCAGTTGCGGCAGTCGGTGCTGGAGTTGACCAAAGAAGAACAACTAACCAAACCACAGATTGTGGCCGTGGCTGATCCGGCGGTCGCCCGATTGGGTGAATTGTTGCTCATGGACCGGACCGAGATCTTTGCCAAATCGCCGGACCTGCAAACACGGCGTGAAAAAATGGCCGAGCTGGGCCGCCTATGGGAACTTTGCGCCGTGGCCGAATATCGCTTGATTGCGCAAGGTACTGAAAAAGTTGGCGAGCAGCCCAATTTTCAAATGTATCTCCAGCGGGAAGAAGAACTAGCGGTCAAACTAGCTGGGCCGATGACCGACCAGGATCGGCAAGTTTTAGCCAAAAACGAAAAACTCGCCGCGGACCTCGATCCCGAGGAATCCCGTTGTATCCTGGAGCTTAATCTGCTGCGGGGCCTCTTGGGCCTGAACGTGCTAGAGATTGATCCGGCGCTTGTCGCTGCTTCACGGGACCATAGCCAGGATATGCGCGAGCTGAAGTTTTTCGCCCACGAGTCCCCCGTCACCGGCAAAAAGACCCCCTGGGACCGGGCGGTCAATTTCAAAACCACGGCCGACGGTGAAAATATCTTTATGGGCTCTCCGCTGGGGAATGAGGCCCACCTAGCGTGGTTTCATAGCCCGGGGCATTTTAAGAACCAACTGGGCGACCACCGGCGGATTGGCGTGGGCAAATCCGTGGCCCACTGGACGCAAATGTTTGGCGGGTGA
- a CDS encoding aminodeoxychorismate/anthranilate synthase component II, with amino-acid sequence MILLIDNYDSFTYNLVQRLGEIDPAIDLRVVRNDQLTVEDAVALAPTHLIISPGPCTPTEAGISVPLIERLAGKLPILGVCLGHQSIGQATGGKIVRAPRLMHGKVDQIHHNGRGLFAGLPNPLSATRYHSLVIEPETLHPDFEITAWSDLPDRRQREIMAIQHRQFPLFGLQFHPESFLTPQGTDMLRNFLNYSPLATRLAKNNPGQTLGRGFHEPPVAGAPHGTHQPYAHDLPVLTLARELSHPED; translated from the coding sequence ATGATTCTGCTCATCGATAACTACGACTCGTTTACCTACAATCTGGTCCAGCGATTAGGCGAGATTGATCCCGCGATTGACTTGCGGGTGGTCCGCAACGACCAACTGACCGTGGAGGACGCCGTCGCGCTCGCCCCCACGCATTTGATTATCAGCCCCGGCCCTTGCACCCCGACCGAGGCTGGCATCAGCGTCCCTCTGATCGAACGCCTGGCAGGCAAGCTCCCCATCCTGGGCGTGTGCCTGGGGCACCAGTCCATCGGCCAGGCGACCGGTGGCAAGATCGTCCGCGCGCCTCGGCTCATGCATGGCAAGGTTGACCAGATCCACCATAACGGCCGCGGCCTGTTCGCCGGGCTACCAAATCCTCTTTCCGCGACGCGCTACCACAGTCTGGTGATCGAGCCGGAAACACTCCACCCCGACTTTGAAATCACCGCCTGGTCCGATTTGCCGGACCGCCGCCAACGCGAAATCATGGCGATTCAACATCGGCAATTCCCCCTTTTTGGCCTGCAGTTCCACCCCGAAAGTTTTCTCACGCCCCAGGGGACGGACATGCTGCGCAATTTTCTAAATTATTCCCCCCTGGCCACTCGCTTGGCGAAAAATAATCCGGGCCAGACCTTGGGCCGCGGCTTTCACGAACCCCCCGTGGCGGGCGCCCCCCACGGCACGCATCAGCCCTATGCGCACGATTTACCAGTGCTGACGCTAGCGCGGGAGTTATCCCACCCTGAAGATTGA
- a CDS encoding GxxExxY protein, whose amino-acid sequence MHPLFPQAQELTGPTIAAAIEVHRYFGPGLIESIYEWALRHELKLRGYQTESQQSLKIKYKDIFRTEELRFDILVDKALLVEVKAVETVIPIHKTITLSYMK is encoded by the coding sequence ATGCATCCACTTTTTCCTCAGGCACAAGAGCTTACAGGACCCACAATCGCCGCGGCAATAGAAGTACATCGTTATTTTGGGCCCGGATTAATCGAATCAATTTATGAGTGGGCGCTCCGCCATGAGTTAAAGCTGCGTGGTTATCAAACTGAGTCCCAACAATCGTTAAAAATTAAATATAAGGACATATTTCGCACGGAAGAGTTACGTTTTGATATTTTGGTTGACAAAGCACTCTTAGTGGAAGTTAAGGCAGTCGAAACAGTCATCCCGATTCACAAGACAATTACCTTGTCTTATATGAAGTGA